One genomic segment of Nonomuraea coxensis DSM 45129 includes these proteins:
- a CDS encoding phenylalanine 4-monooxygenase encodes MFEEAQYFAPVAAQEDGSVVVELAASHPGFADPVYRARRNAIAALALGYRPGTPIPAAEYTEQEHEVWAMVSRELAIKHAKYATAEYLDGVARLGLPADRIPQLEKVSELLEPLTGFRYLPAAGLVPLRDFYGVLADGFFHSTQYIRHHSVPFYTPEPDVVHEVIGHANALAADRYAALYRLAGQAARRVEGEEALEFVSKVFWFTLEFGVMREQGELRAYGAGILSSYGEIEEFRGMDIRPLDLAAMGTTHYDITKYQDVLFAAESLEHLEDVVGGFWATCDDDSIARLMASAV; translated from the coding sequence ATGTTTGAGGAAGCACAGTACTTCGCGCCGGTCGCCGCCCAGGAGGACGGGTCGGTGGTGGTGGAGCTGGCCGCGTCGCATCCGGGGTTCGCGGACCCGGTGTACCGGGCGCGGCGCAACGCGATCGCGGCTCTGGCACTCGGTTACCGGCCGGGGACTCCCATCCCGGCGGCCGAGTACACCGAGCAGGAGCACGAGGTGTGGGCGATGGTGAGCAGGGAGCTGGCGATCAAGCACGCCAAGTACGCCACCGCCGAGTACCTGGACGGGGTGGCCAGGCTGGGCCTGCCCGCCGATCGCATCCCGCAGCTGGAGAAGGTGTCGGAGCTGCTGGAGCCGCTGACCGGGTTCCGGTATCTGCCGGCGGCCGGGCTGGTGCCGCTGCGCGACTTCTACGGGGTGCTCGCCGACGGGTTCTTCCACTCCACGCAGTACATCCGGCACCATTCCGTGCCGTTCTACACGCCGGAGCCGGACGTCGTGCACGAGGTCATCGGGCATGCCAACGCGCTGGCCGCCGACCGGTACGCGGCCCTCTACCGGCTGGCCGGGCAGGCGGCGCGGCGGGTCGAGGGCGAGGAGGCGCTGGAGTTCGTCTCGAAGGTGTTCTGGTTCACGCTGGAGTTCGGGGTGATGCGGGAGCAGGGCGAGCTGCGGGCGTACGGGGCGGGGATCCTGTCGTCGTACGGGGAGATCGAGGAGTTCCGCGGGATGGACATCCGGCCGCTGGACTTGGCGGCCATGGGCACCACGCACTACGACATCACGAAATATCAGGATGTGTTGTTCGCGGCGGAGTC
- a CDS encoding Lrp/AsnC family transcriptional regulator, which translates to MDDLDARLLVTMRAHPRVGLTELARLLGVARGTVQARVEKLTVRGVIQDFGPTVSPAAAGHPILAFVWLQIAQGRLEEAVAALAAVPQILEVHGTSGQHDLLCRVVARSTDHLQEIIARVLASPAVQRTDTTIALSTQIPFRIEPLLQSS; encoded by the coding sequence ATGGACGACCTCGACGCCCGTCTGCTCGTGACCATGCGCGCCCACCCGCGCGTCGGTCTCACCGAGCTCGCCCGGCTGCTGGGCGTGGCACGCGGCACCGTTCAGGCCCGCGTCGAGAAGCTGACCGTCCGGGGCGTCATCCAGGACTTCGGCCCCACGGTCTCACCGGCCGCCGCCGGCCACCCCATCCTGGCCTTCGTCTGGCTGCAGATCGCCCAGGGCCGGCTGGAGGAGGCGGTGGCCGCCCTGGCGGCCGTGCCGCAGATCCTGGAGGTGCACGGCACCAGCGGCCAGCACGACCTGCTCTGCCGCGTGGTGGCCAGAAGCACCGATCACCTGCAGGAGATCATCGCCCGCGTCCTGGCCTCACCCGCCGTGCAACGCACGGACACCACGATCGCCCTGAGCACCCAGATCCCGTTCCGCATCGAACCGCTCCTGCAGTCCTCCTGA
- a CDS encoding UPF0182 family protein, producing MRLPRRPRLLLPVGIALVAIVALFFLFSGIYTDYLWFDAVDYTSVFTGVVLTQIVLFLVGALLMVAIAGGNMLLAFRTRPMFGPAMFGGASGADRYRMALDPHRKLIFIIGMGLLALFSGSSFAGQWQTWLQFVNGASFGKKDQLFEFDISFYMFDYPFIRMVLNFLFTAIIISILLAAITHYLYGGFRLQSPGLHASRAARVHLSVLLGIFVLLKAIAYWIDRYGLVFSDRGFVHGASYTDVNAVLPAKTILAIIALICAALFFAGVVRPGGMLPGVSFGLLVLSAILIGGVYPALVEQFQVKPNQQGKEALYIQRNIDATREAYDVDKTEVETYNAQADPAKVQPGGDTSVSGVRLLDPALVSSTYEQTQRIRGFYNFAEPLDVDRYRDASGKMIDHVVGVRELTGPPEGQNNWINRHLVYTHGYGFVAAPGNKVDSSGLPDYDAKDMPVSGPLATSTGLKEPRVYFGEEPASAEYVIAGGNTDRPQELDYPQTGGTGQKNTTYTGGGVALGSFFNRMLYAAKYSEANILLSGDVNADSKILYERHPRDRVQKVAPFLTLDGNPYPAVVDGRITWIVDGYTTSNDYPYSQSESLGDMTRDTSSDRRVIAQQPTDRINYIRNSVKATVDAYDGTVKLYAWDTNDPVLRTWSSAFPGVIRPATEMSADLKAHVRYPEDLFKVQRYTLSRYHITDPSAFYSGQDFWNVPGDPTQGDKNTKQPPYYLTTTMPGEQPTFSLTTTFVPRQGPNLAAFMAVNSSAESGYGRIRILRMPSSTPIPGPGQAQNAFQSRFAGELNLLGVGASSVRYGNLLTLPYAGGLVYIEPVYIQVTAGGGQEPYPILQRVLVSFGSKIGVGRTLTEALKEVFGEQEQQQEQQQEQNTQQQEQGEANQADAALTSAITNAQKAYDDAQKALQASPPDWDAYGAAQKRLQDALKALEGANRQQQPDASASPSPSASPSASPSASPPATPSPSASPAEGT from the coding sequence ATGCGCTTGCCCCGCCGACCGCGACTGCTTCTACCTGTGGGGATCGCCCTTGTGGCGATCGTCGCGTTGTTCTTCCTCTTCAGCGGCATCTATACCGACTACCTGTGGTTCGACGCAGTTGACTACACGTCGGTGTTCACCGGCGTGGTGCTGACCCAGATCGTGTTGTTCCTGGTCGGCGCCCTGCTGATGGTCGCGATCGCGGGCGGCAACATGCTGCTGGCCTTCCGCACGCGGCCGATGTTCGGCCCCGCGATGTTCGGCGGAGCCAGCGGGGCCGACCGCTACCGCATGGCGCTCGACCCGCACCGCAAGCTGATCTTCATCATCGGCATGGGGCTGCTCGCGCTGTTCTCCGGCTCGTCCTTCGCCGGGCAGTGGCAGACGTGGCTGCAGTTCGTCAACGGCGCCTCGTTCGGCAAGAAGGACCAGCTGTTCGAGTTCGACATCTCGTTCTACATGTTCGACTATCCGTTCATCCGGATGGTCCTGAACTTCCTGTTCACCGCGATCATCATCTCGATCCTGCTGGCCGCGATCACGCACTACCTGTACGGCGGCTTCCGCCTGCAGTCGCCCGGCCTGCACGCCTCCCGGGCCGCCCGCGTCCACCTGTCGGTGCTGCTCGGCATCTTCGTGCTGCTCAAGGCCATCGCCTACTGGATCGACCGCTACGGCCTGGTCTTCTCCGACCGGGGCTTCGTGCACGGCGCGTCCTACACCGATGTCAACGCGGTCCTGCCGGCCAAGACCATCCTCGCGATCATCGCGCTGATCTGCGCCGCGCTCTTCTTCGCCGGCGTGGTGCGGCCCGGCGGCATGCTGCCCGGCGTGTCCTTCGGCCTGCTCGTGCTCTCGGCCATCCTGATCGGCGGCGTCTACCCGGCGCTGGTCGAGCAGTTCCAGGTCAAGCCCAACCAGCAGGGCAAGGAGGCGCTGTACATCCAGCGCAACATCGACGCCACACGCGAGGCGTACGACGTCGACAAGACAGAGGTCGAGACGTACAACGCCCAGGCCGACCCCGCCAAGGTCCAGCCGGGCGGCGACACCTCCGTCTCCGGCGTGCGGCTGCTCGACCCGGCGCTGGTCTCCTCGACGTACGAGCAGACCCAGCGCATCCGAGGCTTCTACAACTTCGCCGAGCCGCTCGACGTCGACCGCTACCGCGACGCCAGCGGCAAGATGATCGACCACGTCGTCGGCGTCCGTGAGCTGACCGGCCCGCCCGAGGGCCAGAACAACTGGATCAACCGCCACCTCGTCTACACCCACGGCTACGGCTTCGTCGCCGCGCCCGGCAACAAGGTCGACAGCAGTGGCCTGCCCGACTACGACGCCAAGGACATGCCGGTCTCCGGCCCGCTGGCGACCAGCACGGGCCTGAAGGAGCCGCGCGTCTACTTCGGCGAGGAGCCGGCCTCGGCCGAGTACGTCATCGCCGGCGGCAACACCGACCGGCCGCAGGAGCTCGACTACCCGCAGACCGGCGGCACCGGCCAGAAGAACACCACCTACACGGGCGGCGGCGTCGCCCTCGGCTCATTCTTCAACCGCATGCTCTACGCCGCCAAGTACAGCGAGGCGAACATCCTGCTGTCCGGCGACGTCAACGCCGACTCGAAGATCCTCTACGAGCGCCACCCCCGTGACCGCGTCCAGAAGGTCGCGCCGTTCCTGACGCTCGACGGCAACCCCTACCCGGCGGTCGTGGACGGCCGCATCACGTGGATCGTGGACGGCTACACCACGTCCAACGACTACCCGTACTCGCAGAGCGAGAGCCTCGGCGACATGACGCGCGACACCTCCAGCGACCGCCGCGTCATCGCCCAGCAGCCGACCGACCGCATCAACTACATCCGCAACTCGGTCAAGGCCACCGTCGACGCCTACGACGGCACGGTCAAGCTGTACGCCTGGGACACCAACGACCCGGTGCTGCGCACCTGGAGCTCCGCGTTCCCCGGCGTCATCCGCCCGGCCACCGAGATGAGCGCCGACCTGAAGGCGCACGTCCGCTACCCCGAGGACCTGTTCAAGGTGCAGCGCTACACCCTGTCGCGCTACCACATCACCGACCCGTCCGCCTTCTACAGCGGCCAGGACTTCTGGAACGTCCCGGGCGACCCCACGCAGGGCGACAAGAACACCAAGCAGCCGCCCTACTACCTGACCACCACGATGCCGGGTGAGCAGCCGACGTTCTCGCTGACCACCACGTTCGTGCCACGTCAGGGTCCCAACCTGGCGGCGTTCATGGCGGTCAACTCCTCGGCCGAGTCCGGCTACGGGCGCATCCGCATCCTGCGGATGCCGTCCAGCACCCCGATCCCAGGCCCCGGTCAGGCACAGAACGCCTTCCAGAGCCGCTTCGCCGGCGAGCTCAACCTCCTCGGCGTCGGCGCCTCGTCGGTCCGGTACGGAAACCTGCTCACGCTCCCGTACGCGGGCGGCCTGGTCTACATCGAACCGGTGTACATCCAGGTGACCGCGGGCGGCGGGCAGGAGCCGTACCCGATCCTGCAGCGCGTCCTGGTGTCGTTCGGCAGCAAGATCGGCGTGGGGCGCACCCTGACCGAGGCCCTGAAGGAGGTCTTCGGCGAGCAGGAGCAGCAGCAGGAACAGCAGCAGGAACAGAACACCCAGCAACAGGAGCAGGGCGAGGCCAATCAGGCCGACGCCGCGCTCACCTCGGCGATCACCAACGCGCAGAAGGCCTACGACGACGCCCAGAAGGCGCTGCAGGCCAGCCCGCCCGACTGGGACGCCTACGGTGCGGCGCAGAAGCGGCTGCAGGACGCCCTGAAGGCGCTGGAGGGCGCGAACCGGCAGCAGCAGCCGGACGCCTCCGCCAGCCCGTCACCGTCCGCGTCGCCGTCGGCCTCACCCTCGGCCTCACCACCCGCCACGCCGTCGCCATCGGCGTCACCGGCGGAGGGCACGTAG
- a CDS encoding YlbL family protein, translating into MSRRALTLLLAGFLVLAFGVAGAFRPVPYVVLSPGPTENTLGEVEKKPVISISGRQTYPTSGALSLVTVAYQGGPAAQIDLLTALRGWIDPDVAVVPQETIFAPDRDPKEVEEENTVEMTNSQDSATAAALNELKIPYSMVVTVVSTEKGKPADGKLLKGDELTTIDGKDAKDVDVVSSTVKAHKPGEEVVFGVLRGGQKIEVPLRPIAGPKGQPQVGVLMQTKYKFPFDVDINVGDVGGPSAGLMFSLGILDKLTPGQLTGGKKIAGTGTIEPTGEVGPIGGIQQKMIGAKKAGATVFLTPADNCGEAVQAAPEGLRLVRADTLHAAVQALDALRTGAGAVPACPS; encoded by the coding sequence ATGTCTCGACGCGCCCTGACGCTGCTGCTCGCGGGATTCCTCGTGCTCGCGTTCGGGGTGGCGGGCGCCTTCCGCCCGGTCCCTTATGTCGTGCTGAGTCCCGGTCCGACCGAGAACACCCTCGGCGAGGTCGAGAAGAAGCCGGTGATCTCCATCTCCGGACGGCAGACCTATCCCACGAGCGGCGCGCTCAGCCTGGTGACCGTCGCCTACCAGGGCGGCCCCGCCGCCCAGATCGACCTGCTGACGGCGCTGCGCGGCTGGATCGATCCCGACGTGGCCGTGGTCCCGCAGGAGACCATCTTCGCTCCCGACCGCGACCCGAAGGAGGTCGAGGAGGAGAACACCGTGGAGATGACCAACTCCCAGGACTCCGCGACCGCCGCCGCGCTCAACGAGCTCAAGATCCCCTACAGCATGGTCGTGACCGTCGTCTCCACGGAGAAGGGCAAGCCCGCCGACGGCAAGCTGCTGAAGGGCGACGAGCTCACCACGATCGACGGCAAGGACGCCAAGGACGTCGACGTCGTCAGCAGCACGGTCAAGGCGCACAAACCCGGCGAAGAGGTGGTCTTCGGCGTCCTGCGGGGCGGGCAGAAGATCGAGGTGCCGCTCAGGCCGATCGCGGGGCCGAAGGGGCAGCCGCAGGTCGGCGTGCTCATGCAGACCAAGTACAAGTTCCCGTTCGACGTCGACATCAACGTCGGCGACGTGGGCGGGCCGAGCGCCGGGCTGATGTTCTCGCTGGGCATACTCGACAAGCTCACGCCCGGCCAGCTCACCGGCGGCAAGAAGATCGCCGGCACCGGCACCATCGAGCCCACGGGCGAGGTGGGCCCGATCGGCGGCATCCAGCAGAAGATGATCGGCGCGAAGAAGGCCGGCGCGACGGTGTTCCTGACTCCGGCCGACAACTGCGGCGAGGCGGTGCAGGCCGCGCCCGAGGGGCTGCGGCTGGTCCGCGCCGACACGCTGCACGCCGCCGTACAGGCGCTCGACGCGCTGCGCACCGGCGCCGGAGCCGTCCCCGCCTGCCCGTCCTGA
- a CDS encoding molybdenum cofactor biosynthesis protein MoaE — MDVIRLLAIRDTPLSVDEVLAAVGDHAAGGTTLFVGTVREQDHGKPVTRLSYSAHPTAEAELRAVAEKVAGDFPVTAMAAVHRVGDLELGDIAVVVAVAAPHRDEAFRASRRLIDDLKAQVPIWKHQEFTDGATEWVGAGE, encoded by the coding sequence GTGGACGTCATCCGGCTGCTCGCCATTCGCGACACCCCGCTGTCCGTCGACGAGGTGCTGGCCGCCGTGGGCGACCACGCCGCGGGCGGCACCACCCTGTTCGTGGGCACCGTGCGTGAGCAGGACCACGGCAAGCCCGTGACCAGGCTCTCCTACTCGGCCCACCCCACGGCGGAGGCCGAGCTGCGCGCGGTGGCCGAGAAGGTCGCCGGCGACTTCCCCGTGACGGCCATGGCCGCCGTCCACCGGGTGGGCGACCTGGAGCTGGGCGACATCGCCGTGGTCGTGGCGGTCGCCGCGCCCCACCGCGACGAGGCGTTCCGCGCCTCGCGCAGGCTGATCGACGACCTCAAGGCGCAGGTGCCGATCTGGAAACACCAGGAGTTCACCGACGGCGCGACCGAGTGGGTCGGCGCCGGCGAATAA
- a CDS encoding NAD-dependent epimerase/dehydratase family protein: MVPTSKRPRQPVVAVTGAASGIGRELCAKLVSSADFRRVVAIDEERGDIREATWRVIDVRDPLLANRISDIDVLVHLAGDYALDSDPVERRAYNLRAAQTVLTACAAARVRRVVLVTSAMVYGAAPDNEVPLPEDAPVAAEPDTGVVGDHLEIESLVRRSLRSHPGLEVTVVRPAAIVGPGIDTVITRHFESPRLLTVKGCTPRWQFCHLDDLISALELAARGAVTGVVAVGCDGWLEQEQVEELSAIRRFELPAGLTFGTAQRLHRLGITPAPATDLHYVVYPWVVDCASLREAGWKPAWTNEAAFRQLLELREDATTVVGRRLPVKEATLTAAGATVAVIGTAAIVRQVRKKRRQ, from the coding sequence CTGGTGCCTACCTCGAAACGCCCGCGCCAACCCGTCGTCGCCGTTACGGGCGCGGCCTCCGGCATAGGCCGGGAGCTGTGCGCGAAGCTCGTGTCCTCCGCGGATTTCCGCAGGGTGGTCGCCATCGACGAGGAACGCGGCGACATCCGGGAGGCCACCTGGAGAGTGATCGACGTACGAGATCCGCTCTTGGCGAACCGCATCTCCGACATCGACGTCCTGGTCCACCTGGCGGGCGACTACGCGCTGGACTCCGACCCGGTCGAGCGGCGCGCCTACAACCTGCGCGCGGCCCAGACCGTGCTCACCGCCTGCGCCGCGGCGCGCGTGCGGCGTGTGGTGCTGGTCACGAGCGCCATGGTGTACGGCGCCGCGCCCGACAACGAGGTGCCCCTGCCCGAGGACGCGCCGGTCGCGGCCGAGCCCGACACCGGCGTCGTGGGCGACCACCTGGAGATCGAGTCCCTCGTACGCCGCTCGCTGCGCAGCCACCCCGGCCTGGAGGTGACCGTGGTCCGCCCGGCCGCGATCGTCGGTCCTGGCATCGACACGGTGATCACCCGCCACTTCGAGTCGCCCCGGCTGCTGACCGTCAAGGGCTGCACGCCGCGCTGGCAGTTCTGCCACCTCGACGACCTGATCTCGGCGCTCGAACTGGCCGCGCGCGGCGCCGTCACCGGTGTGGTGGCCGTCGGCTGCGACGGCTGGCTGGAACAGGAGCAGGTCGAGGAGCTGTCCGCGATCCGCAGGTTCGAGCTGCCCGCGGGGCTGACGTTCGGCACCGCGCAGCGCCTGCACCGCCTCGGCATCACCCCGGCTCCGGCCACCGACCTGCACTACGTCGTCTACCCGTGGGTGGTCGACTGCGCGTCGCTGCGCGAGGCCGGCTGGAAGCCCGCGTGGACCAACGAGGCGGCCTTCCGCCAGCTCCTGGAGCTGCGCGAGGACGCCACCACCGTGGTCGGCAGGCGGCTGCCGGTCAAGGAGGCGACGCTCACGGCGGCCGGCGCGACCGTCGCGGTCATCGGCACCGCCGCGATCGTCCGCCAGGTGCGCAAGAAGCGCCGCCAATAG
- a CDS encoding zinc-dependent metalloprotease — protein sequence MFGNPEQMAQAMRQFADMLSAPQGSGPVNWDMAKNIARHAVVAQGDPSVMEGERRQIVEALSLADLWLNEATTLPSGVANPQAWSRSEWIENTVPVWRKLCEPIAQRMVDTMGGALGGAGLPPEAQQMAGPLMGMLKQMGGMMVGQQIGQAIASLAREVVGTTDIGLPLSDTAALLPGGIASFSEGLEIPSEEIRIYLALREAAHHRLFQHVPWLRSHLLGAVEEYARGITVDTSKLEEQIRGLDINNPEAIQEALSGGNLLKPEETERQKAALARLETTLALVEGWVATVVDRSASGKLPSAVALAETVRRRRATGGPAELTFGTLVGLELRPRRLREAAALWRALEEARGVDGRDALWGHPDLMPTADDLDDPEAFVRGEQAWDISELERKPDDGKGEGDGEGGAS from the coding sequence ATGTTCGGCAACCCTGAGCAGATGGCTCAGGCGATGCGCCAGTTCGCCGACATGCTGTCGGCGCCGCAGGGCTCCGGTCCTGTCAACTGGGACATGGCGAAGAACATCGCCAGGCACGCCGTGGTCGCCCAGGGCGACCCCAGCGTCATGGAAGGCGAGCGCCGCCAGATCGTGGAGGCGCTGAGCCTGGCCGACCTCTGGCTGAACGAGGCGACCACGCTGCCCAGCGGCGTGGCGAATCCGCAGGCCTGGAGCCGGTCCGAATGGATCGAGAACACCGTCCCGGTGTGGCGAAAGCTTTGTGAACCCATTGCCCAGCGCATGGTCGACACGATGGGCGGCGCGCTCGGCGGCGCCGGCCTGCCGCCCGAGGCGCAGCAGATGGCCGGCCCGCTGATGGGCATGCTGAAGCAGATGGGCGGCATGATGGTCGGCCAGCAGATCGGCCAGGCCATCGCCTCGCTCGCCCGCGAGGTGGTCGGCACGACCGACATCGGCCTGCCGCTGTCCGACACGGCGGCGCTGCTGCCCGGCGGCATCGCCAGCTTCAGCGAGGGCCTGGAGATCCCCTCCGAGGAGATCAGGATCTATCTGGCGCTGCGCGAGGCCGCGCACCACCGGCTGTTCCAGCACGTGCCGTGGCTGCGTTCGCATCTGCTGGGCGCGGTCGAGGAATACGCCAGGGGCATCACGGTCGACACCTCCAAGCTGGAGGAGCAGATCCGCGGGCTCGACATCAACAACCCCGAGGCCATCCAGGAGGCGCTGAGCGGCGGCAACCTGCTCAAGCCCGAGGAGACCGAGCGGCAGAAGGCCGCCCTGGCCCGCCTGGAGACGACGCTCGCGCTGGTCGAGGGGTGGGTCGCCACCGTGGTCGACCGCAGCGCCTCGGGCAAGCTGCCCTCGGCGGTCGCGCTGGCCGAGACCGTACGCCGGCGCCGGGCCACCGGCGGTCCCGCCGAGCTGACCTTCGGCACGCTGGTGGGGCTGGAGCTGCGGCCCCGGCGGCTGCGTGAGGCGGCGGCGCTGTGGCGGGCCCTGGAGGAGGCGCGCGGCGTCGACGGCCGCGACGCGCTGTGGGGCCACCCCGACCTGATGCCGACGGCCGACGACCTCGACGACCCCGAGGCGTTCGTCCGCGGCGAACAGGCGTGGGACATCTCCGAGCTGGAGCGCAAGCCGGACGACGGCAAGGGCGAGGGGGACGGCGAGGGCGGCGCGAGTTGA
- a CDS encoding NUDIX hydrolase, which translates to MSLHGDAVSVLSAWTAPTPEEEALRAEFLGHLRDHDDAMLRACVPGHLTATTAVLSHDGALVLLTLHPKAGMWLPMGGHCEPSDASLAEVALREAWEESGIPGLELLPGPLALDKHEVWCHPPTSWHLDVEYAAVAPPGAEAVISEESLDLRWFPVEEIPELSDEATRRLARRGQAVLGLRSGQVG; encoded by the coding sequence TTGAGCCTGCACGGCGACGCGGTCTCGGTGCTGTCGGCCTGGACCGCGCCCACGCCCGAGGAGGAGGCGCTGCGCGCGGAGTTCCTCGGCCACCTGCGGGACCATGACGACGCGATGCTGCGCGCCTGCGTGCCCGGGCACCTGACGGCGACCACCGCGGTGCTCTCGCACGACGGCGCGCTGGTGCTGCTCACGCTGCATCCCAAGGCCGGCATGTGGCTGCCCATGGGCGGGCACTGCGAGCCTTCCGACGCCTCGCTCGCCGAGGTGGCCCTGCGGGAGGCGTGGGAGGAGTCCGGCATCCCGGGCCTGGAGCTGCTGCCGGGGCCGCTGGCCCTCGACAAGCACGAGGTGTGGTGCCATCCGCCGACGAGCTGGCACCTCGACGTCGAGTACGCCGCCGTGGCCCCGCCCGGCGCCGAGGCGGTGATCAGCGAGGAGTCGCTCGACCTGCGCTGGTTCCCGGTCGAGGAGATCCCCGAGCTTTCCGACGAGGCGACGCGCCGGTTGGCCAGACGTGGACAGGCGGTGCTCGGCCTGCGGTCCGGCCAGGTTGGCTAG
- a CDS encoding endonuclease/exonuclease/phosphatase family protein, producing the protein MSAPAESPVGGTIVTPVRRRRRIPGSVLTWMAVTPFAAWAAVRVAGLERGSLPTQIMTATPYAAAGSLLPLLVAALGRRRAATAVALVATTALGLAVLPRALGKAEAAAGRPFKVMTINMLFGRADAATIVRLVREFDPDVLSTQELTPGAVSDLDVAGLKELLPHRVLQAEWSAGGSGIYSKHELRELPDVVPDVGHKMPSAVVSVPGGEPIEFVDVHPYPPLGPNVVNWNQALRALPSASRDRVRVLAGDFNASLDHAALRALLARGYKDAADQVGAGLIPTWPANKKVPPIITIDHVLVDRRVAVRAVDVRTVPGTDHRAVLAELTLP; encoded by the coding sequence GTGAGCGCTCCGGCTGAGTCGCCCGTGGGCGGCACGATCGTCACGCCCGTCCGCAGACGCCGGAGAATCCCCGGGTCCGTCCTGACCTGGATGGCGGTGACCCCTTTCGCGGCCTGGGCCGCCGTCAGGGTGGCGGGGCTGGAGCGGGGCTCGCTGCCGACGCAGATCATGACCGCGACCCCGTACGCGGCTGCGGGATCGCTGCTCCCGCTGCTGGTGGCGGCCCTCGGGCGGCGGCGCGCGGCCACCGCGGTGGCGCTGGTGGCGACCACGGCGCTCGGTCTCGCCGTGCTGCCCCGGGCGCTCGGCAAGGCCGAGGCGGCCGCCGGCCGGCCGTTCAAGGTCATGACGATCAACATGCTGTTCGGGCGGGCCGACGCCGCGACGATCGTGCGGCTGGTGCGCGAGTTCGACCCCGACGTGCTGAGCACGCAGGAGCTGACGCCCGGCGCGGTGTCCGACCTGGACGTGGCCGGGCTCAAGGAGCTGCTGCCCCACCGCGTGCTGCAGGCCGAGTGGAGCGCCGGCGGCAGCGGGATCTACTCCAAGCACGAGCTGCGCGAGCTGCCGGACGTGGTGCCGGACGTCGGGCACAAGATGCCGTCCGCGGTCGTGTCGGTGCCTGGCGGGGAGCCGATCGAGTTCGTGGACGTCCATCCGTACCCGCCGCTCGGCCCGAACGTCGTCAACTGGAACCAGGCACTGCGGGCGCTGCCGTCCGCCTCCCGTGACCGGGTGCGCGTCCTGGCCGGCGACTTCAACGCCTCGCTCGACCACGCTGCGCTGCGCGCGCTGCTGGCACGGGGCTACAAGGACGCGGCCGACCAGGTGGGCGCCGGGCTGATCCCGACGTGGCCGGCCAACAAGAAGGTGCCGCCGATCATCACCATCGACCACGTGCTGGTGGACCGGCGGGTGGCGGTGCGGGCGGTGGACGTACGGACGGTGCCGGGCACCGATCACCGGGCCGTGCTGGCCGAGCTCACGCTTCCTTGA
- a CDS encoding DUF2064 domain-containing protein: MANAAPAGVDPRAFLEAMAEDTYEMVAGLDLVTPVLVTSVPGLDEIVWPGTEIVAVDEDEPLRSVLARLPGDQAAVIGADAPDLPPLLVGKLFRELGRAEITLCPAEGGGAVALACALPAPAWADPDLDDPAVVATLRAQAPGPRRVATTPGWHRLRAPEDVHRLDPGLEGWDNTRALLKEA, translated from the coding sequence ATGGCGAACGCGGCGCCCGCGGGCGTCGACCCCAGGGCGTTCCTGGAGGCGATGGCCGAGGACACCTACGAGATGGTGGCCGGGCTCGACCTCGTCACCCCGGTCCTCGTCACCAGCGTTCCCGGCCTGGACGAGATCGTCTGGCCCGGCACCGAGATCGTCGCCGTGGACGAGGACGAGCCGCTGAGATCCGTGCTGGCCCGGCTCCCTGGCGACCAGGCCGCGGTCATCGGCGCCGACGCGCCCGACCTGCCGCCGCTGCTGGTGGGCAAGCTGTTCCGCGAGCTCGGCCGCGCGGAGATCACGCTCTGCCCGGCGGAGGGCGGCGGCGCCGTGGCCCTGGCCTGCGCGCTGCCCGCTCCGGCCTGGGCCGATCCCGATCTCGACGATCCCGCCGTCGTGGCCACGCTCCGGGCGCAGGCCCCCGGCCCCCGGAGGGTCGCGACCACCCCGGGCTGGCACCGCCTGCGCGCCCCTGAGGACGTCCACCGCCTGGACCCCGGTCTCGAAGGCTGGGACAACACCCGGGCCCTGCTCAAGGAAGCGTGA
- a CDS encoding M48 family metallopeptidase: MLDRLAAKERRRRPTDEALLERARELSAKYLGGDAEPVSVRWVDNQQHRWGSCTPESGTIRISTRLKGLPEWVINYVIIHELVHLLVPSHGAAFWALVEQYPKAERARGFLEGFSAAAASAPEEC, translated from the coding sequence ATGCTGGATCGGCTGGCCGCCAAGGAACGCCGCCGCAGACCGACGGACGAGGCGCTGCTGGAGAGAGCCAGGGAGCTGTCGGCGAAGTATCTCGGCGGCGATGCCGAGCCGGTGAGCGTCCGCTGGGTCGACAACCAGCAGCACCGCTGGGGCTCCTGCACCCCGGAGAGCGGCACGATCCGCATCTCGACGCGGCTGAAGGGCCTGCCCGAGTGGGTCATCAACTACGTGATCATCCACGAGCTGGTGCACCTGCTGGTGCCGAGCCACGGCGCCGCGTTCTGGGCTCTGGTCGAACAGTACCCCAAGGCGGAGCGGGCCCGCGGCTTCCTCGAAGGATTCTCCGCCGCGGCCGCCTCGGCCCCGGAGGAATGTTGA